A stretch of the Parachlamydia acanthamoebae genome encodes the following:
- a CDS encoding enoyl-[acyl-carrier-protein] reductase — MLKIDLKGKKAFIAGIGDDQGFGWSIAKTLAEAGAEIIVGTWTPLMKIFQTGLESGKFDKSRVLSDGSLMQFAKIYPLDAAFDKMEDVPEEIKENKRYKSCDAFTIQDVVLQIGQDFGKIDYFVHSLANGPEVQKPLLETSRQGYLASLSASTYSFISLLAHLGPIMNAGGSTLSLTYIASEKAIPGYGGGMSSAKAALESDTRTLAWEAGRKWNIRVNTISAGPLRSRAAKAIGFVEKMIEYSEANAPLQKDLTPIEVGNVAAFLLSPLASAITGETIHVDNGMHAMGIAVDSVALNQTSEATV, encoded by the coding sequence ATGCTTAAAATAGACCTCAAAGGAAAAAAAGCTTTTATAGCAGGAATTGGCGATGACCAAGGTTTTGGTTGGTCCATTGCAAAAACATTGGCGGAAGCCGGAGCAGAGATTATTGTCGGAACATGGACGCCCCTCATGAAGATTTTTCAAACGGGTTTAGAGAGTGGCAAATTTGATAAATCTCGCGTTTTGTCAGATGGCTCTTTGATGCAATTTGCAAAAATTTATCCTTTAGATGCTGCTTTTGACAAGATGGAAGATGTGCCTGAAGAGATAAAAGAAAATAAGCGTTATAAATCATGCGATGCTTTTACCATTCAAGATGTTGTTTTGCAAATCGGCCAAGATTTTGGAAAGATCGATTATTTTGTTCATTCCCTAGCGAATGGTCCTGAAGTACAAAAACCCCTTTTGGAAACATCCAGACAAGGATATCTCGCTTCTTTAAGTGCTTCAACATACTCCTTTATTAGCCTTTTAGCTCATTTAGGACCTATCATGAATGCAGGGGGGAGTACTCTTTCTCTGACATATATTGCTTCTGAAAAGGCTATTCCAGGATATGGTGGAGGAATGAGCTCAGCTAAAGCGGCTCTTGAAAGCGATACGCGTACATTAGCATGGGAAGCGGGACGCAAATGGAATATCCGCGTAAATACGATCTCTGCTGGGCCTTTGCGTAGTCGTGCTGCAAAAGCAATTGGTTTCGTCGAAAAAATGATCGAATATTCAGAAGCCAATGCACCTCTACAAAAAGATCTAACGCCGATTGAAGTGGGGAATGTGGCTGCATTTTTATTGTCTCCTTTGGCTTCTGCTATTACGGGAGAGACCATTCATGTAGACAATGGGATGCATGCAATGGGGATTGCCGTGGATAGTGTGGCATTGAACCAAACCTCCGAAGCCACTGTTTAA
- a CDS encoding ABC transporter substrate-binding protein, with translation MVKKTWVPFIAICFLLGSWEFCCRFFSDLLFVLPPPSRILLCIWQKSDRLLFHTGITLKEMAGGFILALLVAFPLAWMMAFWESMRMILQPLFIVIQCIPMFALAPLMVMWFGWSYTAIVLPTALMIFFPLTMNIYQGLLSTPQHLTDYFKTLNATPWQFFFKLQLPASLPHIFAGFRISAAIAGIAAIAGEWAGGQNGLGMLMLQSRRETDLEITFGALFCLTFISSILYLGMAALEKAVKNRKSWRLPFNSLAATALVTIVFGCQPSPKIKETRLLLDWVPNPNHVALYVGIEKNFFKQRGIDLQILKLHDPSDSVSYLMSGQADLAVYYMVETLQAIQKGAKIAMIGVLIEEPLNSLLYRKDDGIRTIEDLNDKIIGYSMDGKSFKSLQTLLKQKKLTPKAMHNVSFDLVSTLAIKRVDAVYDAYWNIEVPHLRSLGIETEFFKMSDLGIPPHQELVMIAKEDSIQASSEFVKKFQAAMQEAITYCQQNPKEAFEMYLKANPDKGDKAREWEREAWELTYPILAKSQQIDQAAVNNYRDWLLEHAILQR, from the coding sequence CAAAAATCAGATCGCTTGCTTTTTCATACAGGCATCACTTTAAAAGAAATGGCCGGTGGATTTATTCTCGCCTTGCTCGTTGCATTTCCTTTGGCTTGGATGATGGCATTTTGGGAATCCATGCGCATGATTTTGCAACCTCTTTTCATTGTGATTCAATGTATTCCAATGTTTGCTCTTGCACCTTTGATGGTTATGTGGTTTGGCTGGTCCTATACAGCTATTGTATTACCCACAGCTCTGATGATTTTTTTCCCTTTAACCATGAACATTTATCAGGGACTATTGTCGACTCCACAACATTTAACCGATTATTTTAAAACGTTAAACGCTACTCCATGGCAATTTTTCTTTAAGCTGCAACTTCCTGCATCGCTGCCACATATCTTTGCTGGTTTTCGCATTTCAGCTGCGATTGCAGGGATAGCTGCAATTGCAGGGGAGTGGGCAGGGGGACAAAATGGTTTAGGCATGTTGATGCTTCAAAGTAGAAGAGAAACAGACTTAGAAATTACTTTTGGAGCCTTATTTTGCCTAACGTTCATTAGTTCAATTCTTTATCTAGGAATGGCAGCATTAGAGAAAGCTGTGAAAAATCGAAAGTCTTGGCGGTTACCCTTTAATAGCTTGGCAGCGACAGCTCTAGTTACAATTGTATTTGGATGTCAGCCTTCGCCAAAAATAAAAGAGACGAGACTTTTATTAGATTGGGTGCCTAATCCCAATCACGTCGCTCTTTATGTGGGCATTGAAAAAAACTTTTTCAAGCAAAGAGGAATCGATCTTCAAATTTTGAAGCTACATGATCCGAGCGATAGCGTGAGCTATTTGATGTCAGGACAAGCTGATCTCGCGGTCTATTACATGGTGGAGACTCTACAGGCTATCCAAAAGGGGGCTAAAATCGCGATGATTGGGGTGCTGATAGAAGAACCTCTGAATTCGTTGTTGTATCGCAAAGATGATGGAATCCGCACAATTGAAGATTTGAATGATAAAATTATCGGTTATAGCATGGATGGAAAAAGTTTTAAATCTTTGCAGACCTTGTTAAAGCAAAAAAAATTGACCCCTAAAGCTATGCATAACGTGAGTTTTGACTTGGTCAGTACGCTCGCAATCAAACGGGTCGATGCTGTGTATGATGCTTATTGGAACATCGAAGTGCCCCATCTGCGCTCATTGGGCATTGAAACGGAGTTTTTTAAAATGAGCGATTTGGGAATTCCACCTCACCAAGAACTCGTGATGATTGCGAAAGAGGATTCTATTCAGGCTTCCTCCGAATTTGTAAAGAAATTTCAAGCTGCTATGCAAGAGGCAATCACCTATTGTCAACAAAATCCAAAAGAAGCATTTGAAATGTATCTTAAAGCGAATCCAGATAAGGGCGATAAAGCGCGAGAGTGGGAACGAGAGGCATGGGAACTGACCTATCCGATCTTGGCTAAGTCTCAGCAGATTGATCAAGCAGCAGTAAATAACTACAGAGATTGGTTGCTTGAGCACGCTATCTTGCAGCGCTGA